Genomic window (Flavobacteriales bacterium):
AGCACGCCTTTTCCGCTGAGAACGCCCATGGCCCCGGCCACCGCACTGATGACAAGCAGGGTGTACATGAACGACGGCCCCACCCGTTCCAGCTTCGGATAGCCCAGCAGCAAATAGGGCCCTAGGAGCCATTGTGCGGTCATGCCGCTGATGATCACGGAGCTGAGCACGGCCGTGCGGAATTTGCCGATGTGTGAGCGCGTGAGTTCCTCCATGGCGAAGACGATGCCGCCCAGAGGGGTGTTGAAGGCCGCGCTGAGCCCGGCCGCACCGCCGGTGACCATCATGATGCGCGGCTCACTTTGGGCCAGAAGGGGGGGAGCAGCTTATGCACTACGCGGTACACGCTGCCAGCGATCTGGAGAATGGGGCCTTCGCGTCCGATCGCGCCACCGCCACCCACCATGGCGAGCGTAGTGGCCATGCGCACGAAGATGATCCGGACGTTGAGGAAACGCCAGCTACCATCGCCCGCCTCCTCATCATCCGCCACCTCCGCCGCCGCGATCAATTGCGGCACGCCACTACCGCCGGCCATGGGAGAGAAGCGGAGTACCAGCCACCAGCTCACCAAGAACGCCACCGGCGCGGTGAAGAAGATCCAGTTCGGATGCGCGGTGATCAGCGCCACGTTCCGTTCTTCCACCCACATGAACAACTTGGTGAAACCCACGGCCACGAGCGCGGTGGTGACCGCCGCAACCTGATAGGGCAGGGCCAGCATCCACAGCTCATTCAGGTGGCTGCCCAAGGAAGATCTGCGCATTCGGGCCGGCCAAGCACGCAGCCCGGCGCGGATGCGCGTGCCCCAGCTTTCCCCGGCCGATCTGTGCGTGCCCTTTTTCACGGGGCAAGGTTAGTGCTGTGCCAAGGGCGATGGCGGGCAATGCCGCGGTGTTCATCAACAACGCATTGCGGATCGCGGGCTGCGACAACGTCGCAACAGATCCTATCGATCCTGTCAAAAGGACTATAAGCTCAGGGTCCGCTTCGCGAGACCCTGAGAGGGATCTGCGCGGATCCGCTCTTTCAGCGTCATCTGCGTTCCATCCAACGATCACATCAAGATCCCTGCGATCGTGGCGCTCATGTAGCTGGCCAACGTTCCGCAGAGCAGCGCCTTCAAGCCCAAGCGGGCGAGGTCGCCGCGCCGCTCGGGCGCCAGCTCGCCGATGCCGCCGATCTGCATGCCCACGCTGCTGAAGTTCGCGAAGCCGCAGATGGCGACCGAGACGATCAACAGGCCCTTCTCCGAGACGATGGGCACACCGCGCGTGGTGAGGTTCTGGAAAGCGACGAACTCGTTGATGGTGAGTTTCTGCCCCAGCAGTGTGGCCACGTTGGCGACATCGGCGGAAGGCACGCCCATCGCCCAGGCCATGGGGTAGAAGATCTTGCCGAAGATCCAGTCGAGGGAAAGATCGAGGTTCGGGCTGAAAAGATGGCCAATATGCACCAGGCCATAGTCGATCAAGGCGATGAGGGCGATGAAGCCGATGAGCATGGCGATCACGTTCATGGCGATGCGGAAACCGTCGCCGGCACCATGGCTGATGGCGTCCACGATGTTGATGTAGGGGCTTTTTACTTCCAGTTTCACATTGCCCATGGTCTGGCTTTCCTCGGTCTCGGGCCACACGATCTTGCTGATCACCAGCGCGCCCGGTGCGGCCATGAGGCTGGCCGCGATCAGCTTCGGCGCGAGGTCCATGCCGGCCTGTGCGCCCATGGCCACGTAAACCACGAGAATGCTTCCAGCGATGCACGCGAGGCTGCCGGTCATGCTGGCCAGCAGCTCGCTTTTGGTCATTCCCGCGAGGTAAGGACGGATCATCACTTGGGCTTCCACCTGGCCCACGAAGGCGCTGGCCACGTTGCTCAACGCTTCGGCGCCGCTCACGCGCATCACCCAGTTCATGGCCTTGGCGATCACGGACACCACCTTCTGCATGAGGCCCACGTGATAGAGCACGGCCACGATGATGCAGACCAGGATAATGGTGGCGGTGATGTTGAAGGCGAACACGAAGCCGCCGTGGGTGTAGTTGGCGATGGTGCCGTCGAACTGTTGCACGGCGATGCCGCCATACACGAAAGAGGCACCTTGGCGGGCGAACTCCTCGATCTTCTGCATGCCGTGGCCCATGCCTTGGAAGAAGCGCGTGACCGGCGGGATCTTCAACACCAGCACGGCGATGAGCAGCTGCAGGCTGAGCCCGCTGATCACCGTCCGGTAGTTGATCCGCTTGCGGTTGTTACTGGCAAGAAAGGCGATGCCCAAGATGAGCGCTACGCCGAAAAGACCTTGGAATCGTTCCATGGTGGGTGGGAAAGGCGGTCAATGTAGGAGGAACGGAGCAAAAAACGAGAAAATCGGATGATCTCTGGCCTCCGGGATACCCATGGTCCTACACCGTCGCGCCCCGGCACCTACCGGGGCCGGGTCAGGCCCGGAATGACATTTGTTCTTGGGGTTGGTGCTCAAAAGCCCCGCTCAGCGCGGCTTTTTGAGCACCAACCCTCCCGTGGTTGTCACCCCGGCCCCCGAGCCGGGGGCGCGAAAGGGCTGCCAGCGATCGTCCAATGACCAGTTCCAACACGGTCTCACACAGTGGTTCGGCCCATATCGGAGCTTGATGAGGAGGTACTCGCTTCACTTGGCCCCCGTTTCCGGCGCAGCGTTCCGTTCCGATGGATGTACCAGCGGGGTGATCACATTCCTGCGCACCCAGCGCGGTAGCAATATGGCGCCGATGAGGATGTACGGGTAATAGCTCAGCAACCGCCACAGCAGCGCGATCGCCGGGGCAAGGCCCGGTGCCACGTACATGCCGAGGAAATCATTGAAGATGAACTCGGCCAGTCCGCTACCGCCGGGTGTGGGGCTCAGCAGCACGATGATCCCCATCACCACCTGCTTGGCATACACCACCAGGTCGCTGAAGTGGCTGCCGTCCGGGAAGGCGTGGAGGATGCAGTTCACGATGCTGTAACGCGCGGACCAACTGATGAAGGTGGTGAGCAGCGCGGGCCACCAATAGCTCCAATCGCGGTGCTTCAGCCCTTTGGCGGCAACGATAAGCTGGTCGCCAGTGGTCACCGCCGAGCGTCGCCAGCGCCGCAGGACGGGGGCGGAGAAGATGCCCACTAAGGCGCGCTTCACGAAGACCGGGTTCACGAAGAGGGCATAGGCCACGAACAGCTTGTAGGCCAGGATGATGAAGTACACGGTCCAGAAGGCAAAGAATAAGCTACTGCCGAGGAAGGTGCCGGTGAACTCGGTGCCTTGGAACAGTTCGGACCTGCCCACGAGGAAGTAGACCAAAGGGGCCATCACGGCTAAGAAGATGCCGTCCAGGAAGGAGGTGAAGGTGATGACGGTGATGCTGGAACCGGTGTCGATGCCCTCGCGGGTGAGGAACCAGATGGCGAAAAAGAAGCCACCGCCGATCATTCCGGGGGCCAAGGCGCTGGCGAACTCCCAGAGCATGATCACCACGAATGCCCGGAACCAGTCCAGTTTGCGGTCCGTGAGGTGGCGGATCCGGAGCATGTACATCCAGTCGCGCACCACGAGGCTCAGCAGCGCCATCCCCATCCAGAATGTGGTGTTCCAGGTCCAGCGCACTTGTTGCAGGGCGCCGAGGTCGGCCGTGCGCCAGATCAGAATAGCGGTGATGCCCAAGCCGATCACCACAGGCATCAGCATCTTGGCGAGGCTGAAGCGGCGCAGGATATCCTCGTGTGCCGGAGTGGTTTGGGGAGTGGCCATTGCGCTTGCGGCGTCGGCCTACCGGCGGCGGGAGGACCCGCCGGCGCAGACCCGTCGGTCAATTGGTACCTTCTCTGCGTTTGAGCTCGTCCCGCAATTTGCTGGCGCCCTCGTAATCCTCGGCGTCTATCGCCTCTTGAAGCATTTGCCGCAGGTCCTCGGGGCTTGCCGTCCGGATGTTCTTGGTCTCCTGTGCAGCTTCGGCGGCTGCGGCCGGTTCGCTCTCCTCCTCACCTTCATCCATCTTCAGCCCTGCGGCCGAAAGGATGAACTCATAGGTGTGGATCGGGCACTGGAACCGCAGGGCCAAGGCGATGGCATCGCTGCTGCGGGCATCGATCTCCACGGTCTTCCCGTTCTGGTCCAGCACGAGCTTGGCGTGGAAGATGCCCTCCACCAGGTCGTTGATCACCACTTCGGTGACGGTGATGTTCAACTGGTCGCAGAAGCTTTTGAAGAGATCGTGGGTGAGCGGGCGCGCGGGGCGGATGTTCTCCACTTGGATCGCGATGGCTTGTGCCTCCACGCCACCGATGATGATGGGCAACCGCCGGTCGCCGTGCAGTTCCGAGAGGATCAGCGCATAGGCCCCCGCGTGGGTGTGGCTGTACGTGATGCGTAGAAACTTCAGCTCGACCTTTTCCATGGATCCGTTGCGGGGCGGTGAAGTTAGGGGAAGAGGGGCTTCGGGATCCAGTTGTCGGTTGTCAGTTGTCCGTTGTCAGGGCTCTTGGCCAGTTCATCCGGAGCATTGAGTTCATCACTTCCTGCCGCTGTGCGCCGCAAGCGCGCGAATGGACAAGCCACGTCGTAGGGAAGTCGGGTCCGGCCTGACAACGGGCAACTACCGCTCAGCGTTCAGCTTCTTGGCGGCCTCGATCAGCTTGGGCAGTACCTCAAAGGCGTCACCCACGATACCATAGTCCGCGGCTTTGAAGAAGGGTGCCTCGGGATCGGTGTTGATCACGGCGATCACCTTGCTGCCGTTCACGCCGGCCAAGTGCTGGATGGCCCCGCTGATGCCGATGGCGATGTAGAGGTTGGGGCGGATGGCCAGGCCGGTCTGGCCAACATGCTCGTGGTGCGGGCGCCAATCCATGTCCGCCACGGGACGGCTACAGGCGGTGGCGGCGTGCAGTTCCTTGGCCAGTTCCTCCACCATGCCCCAGTTCTCCGGGCCTTTCATGCCGCGCCCGGCGCTCACCACCACTTCCGCTTCGGGAAGGGGGATGCCCTCGCCGGCCTTGCGGGTCTCCTTCACCGTGACCTTGGCCGCGCCGAGGTCGCCGCTGTATTCCTCCACGACGGCACTGCCTGAAGCGGCTTCCACCGGGATGCTGTTCGGCAGCACGCTCACCACTTTCACCGGCGTCTTCAGCTCCACCCAGGCCTGGGCCTTGCCGCTGAATACGTTGCGCTTGATCAAGCCTTGCTCGTTCGGCAGAGTGATGGCACCGGCCACTTCTCCCGCGTTCAACTTGGCACCAACGCGCGGTGCCACGGCCTTGCCGGTGTCGTCATGGCTGAAGATGATCCACTTCGCGCCCTCCTTGCCGGCCACATCGGCCACTAGGCGCGTGAGCTGCTGGCTGTCCGCATCCCCGATGGAGCGGGCCACCACCACCTTGTTCGCGTCCAGCGCGGCCAACCGGTCCGCCGGAGCGTCGCCGAAGGTCACCAAGGTGAGGGAGGTGCCTTCTTTCGCGGCGATCTTGCGGCCATAGGTCAAGGTCTCCAGGGCGTTCTTCGCCACTTTTTCACCACGGGTGTCTGCAAATACGATCACGCTCATTTTGTTTCCTTTTAGTGTGTCGCCCCGATGGGTCGACGCTACAAGTGCTTTTAATTGATTTCTCCGCGTCTCGGCGCCTCTGCGGCCTTCTTTCTTAGATCACCTTCGCCTCGGTGTGCAGCAGTTCGATCAGCTTCCCGGCCTCTTCCACCGGGATCATCTTTACGGCCTGCTTTGGCGGAGGTAGTTCAAATTTCACGGTAGTGCTGAGCGCTTCGGCCGGTGCGGCGGGCACCACTTGCAGTGGCTTGGTACGGGCCGCCATGATGCCGCGCATGTTCGGGATGCGTTGCTCGGCCATGCCTTTGGCGCAGCTTACCACTAACGGCAGGGCGCATTCCACCACTTCCACATCGCCGCGCACGTCCCGCTCGGCCGTGGCTTTCCCGTCGGCCACGTCCAGTTTGCTTGCCAAGGAGATAAGGGGAAGGTCCAGCAGTTCGGCCAACATCGGCCCTACTTGGCTGCCGTTGTGGTCGATCGTTTCTTTTCCGGCCAAGATCAGGTCGTATCCCTTGTCCTTGGCGAAGGCGGCCACCTGAGCGGCCACGTCATGCCCGTCCTTGGGTGCGGTGTCGATGCGCACGGCATCGTCCGCGCCGATGGCCAAGGCTTTGCGGATGGTGGGCTCGGTCTCCACGCCGCCCACGTTGATCGCGGTGACATTGCCGCCTTGAGCCTCCTTCAATTCGAGCCCCCGCACCAAGGCGTACCACTCGTCGTAGGGGTTCACGATGAACTGCACGCCACTGGTGTCATAGGCGGTGTTGTCGTTGGTGAAGGCGATGCGTGCCGTGGTGTCCGGCACATGGCTGATGAGCACAAGGATCTTCATGGGTATGCGATGGAATTGGGCGGCAAACTTAACCATCCGCTTTCCGACGCGATGGGCTTGGTCACCTTGGCACTGGATCTTCGCCTGATATTTGGAGCCTGTATATGTCGGGTTCACCGGCATGTGAACATCAAGACCGTCCCATCTTGCATCATGAAGAAAGTGATCAAGGACATCCTCCACTTTGCCAAGCGCATGATCGTGGAGTATGGTCGTGACAACACCTTCGACCTGGGCGCCTCCCTGGCGTATTACACCATCTTCTCCATCGTGCCACTGCTGGTGGTGGTGGTGGCGGTCAGCGGCATCGTCACCGGGCCCGAAGCGGTGCGCGGCGAGGTCTTCGGCCAGATCAGCGGGCTGGTGGGGGCGGAGACGGCCCGGACCGTGCAGGAAATGATGGGTTCCGCCTACATCAGCGGCAAAGGCTGGATGGCCACGGTGATCGGCCTCATCACCCTCTTCATCGGTGCCACCGGCATCTTTAATTCCTTGAGGAATTCATTGAACCGCATGTGGGAGGTCCAGCCCGATCCGAAAAATTCCGTGGTCCACTTCTTCGTCTCTCGGCTGCTGTCCTTCTCCTTCGTGATGGGCCTGGGCTTTCTGCTCATCGTCACCTTCGCGCTCAATGCCTTGGTGAGCGGCTTCTCCGAGCGGCTGGGCCACCACATGCCGGAGCTGGGCGCGCAGCTTCTCCAGGTGGTCTCCTTCTCCATCACTTTCATCGTGAGCACGCTGGTCTTTGCCTGCATCTTCAAGTTCCTGCCCGCAGCGAAGATCGCCTGGCGGGACGTTCTCCCCGGCGCGGTGTTCACCACGGCGCTCTTCGTGCTGGGCGAGCTCATCATCGGCCTCTATTTCGATTCCACCGAGCCGGCCTCCGCCTTCGGGGCCGCGGCTGGCCTCATCTCCTTGCTTATCTGGACCTTCTACAGCTCGCAGACCTTCTTCTTCGGCGCCGAGTTCGTCTATGTGTGGTGCGAGGTGAAGGGAAGGCCCATACAGCCCGCCACCGATGCGGTGAAGGTGGTGCGGCAGGTGGTGAAGGTGGTGGTGCCTGAGAGGTCGGAAATGGTGAAGTAGAGTTGGGAAGGGGTGGTGCAGGCCCCCGCCGCCAACCCTGGTCGGTGCAATTGCGTAGAACGCCAAGGCCCCCAAAGGCCGAGGCATGAAAACAGCAGCATTTTTCCGGAATTCCTTCCTCCTTTTGCCGATGGCGGCGCTAGCACTTGCTGGCTGCAGCAAACCACAGGAAGAGGAGATCATTCCCGAGACCACGCTGGAGATGAACTACCCGGCGATCCCCTTCACCATTGACTCGGCAGATGTGGCCGGTGGCCAATTCGAAATGGATCTGGACATCGATGCCAATGTGCTGGGGCAAGTGCTCGCCGCCAACCAGTATTCGCTGGCACAGCTGACGCAGTTCAAGTTCACCAAGGCGAACCTGTTCCTCACCAGCCCCGTCACGGGCAATTACAACGCCATGCACGCGGTAACGCTGCAGGTGGCGGTGGACCAGAGCCCGCCGTTGACCGTGGCCGGTATGAACCCGGTTCCCAACGGGGCGCAGACGCTCCTGCTGCACATGGGCGACGTGAACGTGCTGGACCTGATGAAGAGCAGCAATGTGCACTTCGTCTTCAAAGTGCAATTGGACGGCCCCTTGCCCGCGATGAGTTCGCACAGCCTGGTGCTCGGTGCCAAGGTGGGGGTGGGGCTGTAAGGCTAGTGAAGGCGGGGCAATTACCGGAGGCTCCTGATGATGTAAGAATGCAATAGCCCCTGCGGATCATCCGCAGGGGCTATTGCATTAGGCTGGTGCGGGAGCATTTCACGGTCACATAGAACAGGGCGGAAGATTGGCCCCTGTCCTAGTGTCCCGCCTGTTTTCTTGTTCCTCGCACTGACATTGCTCAATGCAATTGTCCAATCGCAGATCGACTTTAGCCAAGGATCCGATGGCTGCGATGATGCCGCATATTGTATTGGTTGGACAGTCTCCGGTGGTGAGCCAGATCGATCGGTCCCACGGCATCGAAAACGGAGGGGCTTTTGGCATCATCGTCCATAGAGGAACGTTAATGCCAAGACCACCAAACGCTTATTGGTATAACATTGTATGGCTAAATGAATTTATACGAACCTGCCGCGTGCTACATCGACGAACCCGTGCTTGGTGCCGATCTACTGATCTGATGCTCTTAAAATTAGTTTTCAACACCCATTGACCGGATCGAAATACCACCATAACATTGTACTCCCAAGTGTTCTTCTCTTTTTTAGTCGTTACAAGCCCTCTCTTCAACGGTCTAAACTGACGATCCAGCGACGTCGCTAACCTGCCTCTTTCCTCCAGCAGGCCCCCACACCCAGTACTCTTCATCCTCCTTGGTGCCCATCAAGCGCCATTTCACCCCCGGTCCGCCTTGCCCTGATCGTATTGCCTGCTAACACTCTGAATTCACAAACACCCCTGATCCCATGAAAAGTCGAAAACCCTTGATCTCGCCCCGCCCGATCTATCGGCTTGGCAAAATGGCCCTGCTGGCCTCAGCCCTCACTTTTGGCTTGGCAGCTCGGGCGCAGGTTGCCACCATGTACACCTTCGCTCAATCCAGCGGAACCTATACGGCCATCACCACTGGCGGAGGGGCCACCGCCCTGTCCGTAACGACTTGGGATGACCAGGTGGTGAACCTGACCGGGTTGCCGAACTTCACCTTCAATGGGACCAGCTATACGGCACTGAACGTGAACATGAACGGGTACATCACCTTCGGGGCCACGGCACCCAGTGGCACGGGTTACACGCCCATCTCGGCCACCACCGGCTATGCTGGCGCGATCTCCGCGTTCGGGCGTGACCTGATCAACAATGGGGTCCAGGTCTACTCTCAAATAGTGGGAAGCGAAACGATCATCCAGTGGAACAATGCACGTCGGTACAGTGGCGGAGCGATCACCGGGGATGTGCTCAACTTCCAGATAAGGCTGAACAACACCACAGGGGCGATCAGTATCGTCTATGGTACATGCACTGCCACGAATGCAACCGCTTATACCTGTCAAGTGGGTCTACGGGGTGCGACCAACGCGGATTACAACAACCGCACTACGGCGACGAACTGGGCAACGACCACGGCCGGAGGAGCCAATAGTTCGACCGTGACGAGTTCCAATACGATCATGCCCGCTTCCGGCTTGAAGTTCACCTGGGCCCCCCCTTCTCCTACCATCGCCTACACGGCGTTGGCGCCCACGTGCTCCGGTAGTGCGCGAACGCTTTCTGCGGCCATTACCGACCCGGACGGTGTGCCTACAGCAGGCGCCGGGCTTCCGGTGCTCTATTGGAAGATCAACGCCGGGGCCTACACACCTGCCACCGGGACCTTCATCAGCGGCAGCCAGTACGACTTCAGCTTCGGAGCAGGCGTAGGTAGTGGTGATGTAGTGTCTTACTACATCGTAGCCCAGGACAACCTGGGGACCGCCAATGCATTTCCAAAAGCAGGCACAGGTGGTTATACATCGAGCCCCCCCGCATCAGGTACACCTCCGACAACACCAAGCAGCTATGCGATCCAGAACACCCTGGCAGGAGGCACCTACACCGTTGGTAGTGGCGGAGCTTATGCGACTTTGACGGCTGCGGTTGCAGCGTACAACACTTCGTGCTTGGGCGGCCCGGTGACTTTCAGCCTGATCAGTGCTACGTATCCGAGCGAGACCTACCCGGTCACGATCAACGGGAACGCGGATGCCAATGCGGTCAATACATTGACGATCAAACCGGCGGTAGGCGTATCGCCTGCGTTCAGCGGGAACAACATCAACGGTATTCTGCGCTTGAACGGAGCGGATTACGTGACCATTGACGGGTCCAATGCGGTTGCTGGGACCACACGGGACCTGACGATCACCAACACGAACACGGGTGCGTCTGCCACGGTATGGTTGAACAGTGTGAACGCGGGCAATGGTGCGACCAACAACACGGTGAAGAATTGCACGATCTTCGGATATTCCGCGACGACAAGCTTGGCTGCTTTGATCAGCAGCGGAGCGACCATGGGTAATGCGGCGGAAACGGCCAATACCGGGAATACCTACCAGAACAACGCCTTCTCTCGCGCCCAATACGGTATCGGCGTTGTAGGCCCTGCGACCATGGAGACCGGTACCGTGATCACGGGCAACACCATCGGCAGCACCATTGCGGCAGACAAGATCGGATACCGTGGCATGTTCATTTCCAACCAACAAGGCGTGCTCGCCAACAATAACCTGATCGACGGGGTAACTACTTCCACTACGAGTAATTCGGTCGGCATCATCGTTGTCGGCTTGTCTTCGGGTGGTTCGATCATCGGCAACCAGGTCAGGAACGTTGCCAATACGAACACCGGGGGATACGGGTCTGACGGGATCTATCTGGGTGCGACCAGCACCGCTTCGGGTCTGACGATCGCGAACAACTTCGTTTCCGGTGTCACCGGGTACGGGTATACTTCTATCGGTATCGGCGACAATGGTTACGGGATCGCCGTGGTATCCGGAGGGGGCTACAACATCTGGTACAATACAGTATCGATGAATGTGAACCAGACCTCGGGCACCTACCAATCAGCTGCGTTGTGGATCAACAGTGCTTTGACCGCTGGTTCGCTGGATGTGCGCAACAACATCTTCGCCAGTTCGCAAACAACCGGGACCCAGCGCTACGCTGTTTACTGCGGAAGCGCCAACACCGTCTTCAGCGCGATCAACTACAACGATTACGCGACCGTTGGGGCGAACCTGGGTTACCTCGGAAGCAACCAGGCGAACCTTCCAGCGATGGTGGCCGGTTTCGGCGGCAACGCGAATTCCCTGAATATCACTCCGGTCTTCACCTCGGCGACGGACCTGCACTTGATACCGGCATCCAATACGTCCTTGAACAACCAAGGGACGTACATCGCGACCGTGACCACAGACATTGACGGTGCCACGCGTGATGTGTCCACTCCTGATATGGGTGCGGATGAGTTCGCTGCGGTTTGCTTCCAGGCGACCGGAACGGCCTCGGCGGTCAATGCCGGTTGTGATACGTACCAGATCCAGGTCAACATCACCGGGACAGGCGATTCGCCCGGTGGTCTTGTGGACATCCAAGTT
Coding sequences:
- a CDS encoding chloride channel protein, translated to MKKGTHRSAGESWGTRIRAGLRAWPARMRRSSLGSHLNELWMLALPYQVAAVTTALVAVGFTKLFMWVEERNVALITAHPNWIFFTAPVAFLVSWWLVLRFSPMAGGSGVPQLIAAAEVADDEEAGDGSWRFLNVRIIFVRMATTLAMVGGGGAIGREGPILQIAGSVYRVVHKLLPPFWPKVSRAS
- a CDS encoding NupC/NupG family nucleoside CNT transporter translates to MERFQGLFGVALILGIAFLASNNRKRINYRTVISGLSLQLLIAVLVLKIPPVTRFFQGMGHGMQKIEEFARQGASFVYGGIAVQQFDGTIANYTHGGFVFAFNITATIILVCIIVAVLYHVGLMQKVVSVIAKAMNWVMRVSGAEALSNVASAFVGQVEAQVMIRPYLAGMTKSELLASMTGSLACIAGSILVVYVAMGAQAGMDLAPKLIAASLMAAPGALVISKIVWPETEESQTMGNVKLEVKSPYINIVDAISHGAGDGFRIAMNVIAMLIGFIALIALIDYGLVHIGHLFSPNLDLSLDWIFGKIFYPMAWAMGVPSADVANVATLLGQKLTINEFVAFQNLTTRGVPIVSEKGLLIVSVAICGFANFSSVGMQIGGIGELAPERRGDLARLGLKALLCGTLASYMSATIAGILM
- a CDS encoding flippase-like domain-containing protein — protein: MATPQTTPAHEDILRRFSLAKMLMPVVIGLGITAILIWRTADLGALQQVRWTWNTTFWMGMALLSLVVRDWMYMLRIRHLTDRKLDWFRAFVVIMLWEFASALAPGMIGGGFFFAIWFLTREGIDTGSSITVITFTSFLDGIFLAVMAPLVYFLVGRSELFQGTEFTGTFLGSSLFFAFWTVYFIILAYKLFVAYALFVNPVFVKRALVGIFSAPVLRRWRRSAVTTGDQLIVAAKGLKHRDWSYWWPALLTTFISWSARYSIVNCILHAFPDGSHFSDLVVYAKQVVMGIIVLLSPTPGGSGLAEFIFNDFLGMYVAPGLAPAIALLWRLLSYYPYILIGAILLPRWVRRNVITPLVHPSERNAAPETGAK
- a CDS encoding bifunctional nuclease family protein, encoding MEKVELKFLRITYSHTHAGAYALILSELHGDRRLPIIIGGVEAQAIAIQVENIRPARPLTHDLFKSFCDQLNITVTEVVINDLVEGIFHAKLVLDQNGKTVEIDARSSDAIALALRFQCPIHTYEFILSAAGLKMDEGEEESEPAAAAEAAQETKNIRTASPEDLRQMLQEAIDAEDYEGASKLRDELKRREGTN
- a CDS encoding electron transfer flavoprotein subunit alpha/FixB family protein, producing MSVIVFADTRGEKVAKNALETLTYGRKIAAKEGTSLTLVTFGDAPADRLAALDANKVVVARSIGDADSQQLTRLVADVAGKEGAKWIIFSHDDTGKAVAPRVGAKLNAGEVAGAITLPNEQGLIKRNVFSGKAQAWVELKTPVKVVSVLPNSIPVEAASGSAVVEEYSGDLGAAKVTVKETRKAGEGIPLPEAEVVVSAGRGMKGPENWGMVEELAKELHAATACSRPVADMDWRPHHEHVGQTGLAIRPNLYIAIGISGAIQHLAGVNGSKVIAVINTDPEAPFFKAADYGIVGDAFEVLPKLIEAAKKLNAER
- a CDS encoding electron transfer flavoprotein subunit beta/FixA family protein, with the protein product MKILVLISHVPDTTARIAFTNDNTAYDTSGVQFIVNPYDEWYALVRGLELKEAQGGNVTAINVGGVETEPTIRKALAIGADDAVRIDTAPKDGHDVAAQVAAFAKDKGYDLILAGKETIDHNGSQVGPMLAELLDLPLISLASKLDVADGKATAERDVRGDVEVVECALPLVVSCAKGMAEQRIPNMRGIMAARTKPLQVVPAAPAEALSTTVKFELPPPKQAVKMIPVEEAGKLIELLHTEAKVI
- a CDS encoding YihY/virulence factor BrkB family protein produces the protein MKKVIKDILHFAKRMIVEYGRDNTFDLGASLAYYTIFSIVPLLVVVVAVSGIVTGPEAVRGEVFGQISGLVGAETARTVQEMMGSAYISGKGWMATVIGLITLFIGATGIFNSLRNSLNRMWEVQPDPKNSVVHFFVSRLLSFSFVMGLGFLLIVTFALNALVSGFSERLGHHMPELGAQLLQVVSFSITFIVSTLVFACIFKFLPAAKIAWRDVLPGAVFTTALFVLGELIIGLYFDSTEPASAFGAAAGLISLLIWTFYSSQTFFFGAEFVYVWCEVKGRPIQPATDAVKVVRQVVKVVVPERSEMVK